Genomic window (Thermanaeromonas sp. C210):
CGGATATGGTGGCCCCCTCCGACATGATGGACGGCCGGGTGGCCGCCATCCGCAAAAAGTTGGACGCCCACGGTTTTACCGAAACGCCCATTTTGTCCTATGCGGCCAAGTACGCCTCTGCCTTCTACGGTCCTTTCCGGGAGGCGGCGGGTTCGGCTCCCCAATTCGGCGACCGGCGCAGCTACCAAATGGATCCGGCCAACGGCCGGGAGGCCTTGCGGGAGGTCGCCCAGGACCTGGAGGAGGGAGCGGACATCATCATGGTTAAGCCCGCCCTCTCCTACCTGGATGTAATCCGGCAGGTCAGGAATCACTTTAACTGTCCGCTGGCTGCCTACAACGTCAGTGGGGAGTATGCCATGATCAAGGCGGCTGCCCTCCATGGATGGATTTCGGAGAGGGAAGTAGTCATGGAAGTATTGACTTCTATCAAGAGGGCCGGGGCCGACCTCATCATTACTTACTTTGCCAAGGACGTGGCCGGGTGGTTAAAGACATGTTAATCTCCTGGAATACAACAAATCAGTGCAACCTTTATTGCGATCACTGTTACCGCGATGCCGGGGCCAGGGCGGCAGAAGAATTGAACACCGACGAAGCCAAGGAGCTAATCGACGGGGCGGTACGGGCCGGTTTTCGCATTTTCATCTTCAGCGGTGGGGAACCCCTCCTGCGCCCGGATCTCCTAGAGCTGGTGACCTATGCCACTTCCCAAGGTCTCAGGGTAGTCCTGGGAACCAACGGGACCCTTTTGACCCCAGACCTGGCCCGGGAATTGCGCCGGGCCGGAGCCCGTGCTGTGGGGATTTCCCTGGACAGCTGTAAACCCGAAAAGCACGATAAGTTGCGCCACAAGACGGGGGCCTGGCAGGCAGCTTTGGACGGCATGGAGGCCTGCCGGTCGGCGGGCCTGCCTTTTCAAGTCCATACCACGGTTTTCGATTGGAACCGCGAGGAATTGGAGGAGTTGACGGACCTCGCCGTATCCCTGGGAGCCAAGGGTCACCATTTCTTCTTTTTAGTGCCCACCGGCCGGGCAGCCTCCCTGGAGGAAGAGGCCTTAAGGGCCGAGGAATACGAGGAAACCATCAGGACTGTACTGTGGAAACAACAACAGGTAAACATTGAGCTCAAACCCACGTGTGCTCCCCAGTTTATGCGCCTGGCCCGGGAAATGGGGTTGAGCCTGCCCTACAGCCGGGGATGCTTGGCCGGCATAGCTTACTGCCTTGTGGGACCCCGGGGCCACCTCCAGCCCTGTGCCTACTTAAATTTAGAAATCGGCAACGTGCGGGAGATTCCCCTGGATAGGTTATGGCAAGAAAGTGAGGTGCTTAAAAAGCTCCGGGGGCAAGACTACGGGGGCGTTTGCGGCCGCTGTCGCTACCGCACCCTTTGCGGCGGCTGCCGGGCCCGGGCCTACTGTTTTTCCGGCGACTACATGGCCGCCGATCCCTGGTGCCGCTACTACTGGGGAAAGGAGGAACGCGTTGGATAACCTGGACCGCCAACTTCTGAACCTAATCCAGCAGGATTTTCCCCTTACCGGTCGACCCTACCTGGAGATAGGTCGCCGCCTGAACTTGAGCGAAGGCGAAGTAATAAAACGGCTGAAAAAACTAAAAAAGGCGGGTATCGTCCGCCGGATCGGAGCCGTCTTTGACCTGCGGCGGCTGGGATATGTGAGCACCCTTTGTGCTCTTAAGGTGCCGCCTGAGCGCTTGGTAGAGGTGGCCGAAGTGGTCAATTCTTTTCCCGGCGTTACCCACAATTATCTCCGGGAACATGAATATAGCATGTGGTTTACCTTAATCGGGCCCAGCCGTCAAGACCTGGAGAGGACCATGGAGGAAATAAAAAGGCGAACGGGGTTGACGGAACTTCTGGAACTTCCGGCCGAGCGCTCCTTTAAAATAAGGGTTAATTTTAACCTGGAGGTCGGGGCGGACAATGGAAGGGCCGTTCTCTGAACTGGAGAAGAATATCGTGCGCTTTTTCCAGGGCGACATTCCCTTAGAACCCCGTCCCTTTGAAAGGGCGGCGCGGGAGTTGGGGATCAGTGAAGATGAAGTCCTTGATTATCTCCGGCGCTGGCAAAGGGAAGGGATTATACGGCGCTTCGGCGCCGCCCTCCGCCACCGGGAAGCGGGCATTGAGGCCAATGCCATGATCGTGTGGCAGGTTCCTTCGGAACAAATTCAAGCTGCCGGGAGCCGGCTGGCCTCCTTTCCGGAAGTGACCCACTGCTACCAGCGGAGAACCGCTCCGGGGTGGCCTTACAACCTCTTCGCCATGGTCCACGGGGCTACCCGGAAAGAGTGCGAGGCCCTGGCCCGCAGACTGGCGGCGGCTATTGACAACTACAATTACCGGATCCTTTTCAGCACGGCCGAGCTCAAAAAGGAAAGTATGCGTTATTTCTCGGACTAGGGTGCTTCCCAGGAAAATAAGATTAAGGTCTTCCCGCCGGTGGGGCAGGGAAGGGCTTCGGAAGCATTCCGGAGAAGGGGGTAAATGACAGTGTATAAGGAGTGGCCGCGTTCCAGCCGGGCCTACGCCGAGGCCGTGAAGGTAATGCCCGGAGGCGTGAACAGTCCGGTACGGGCCTTTAAGGCAGTAGGCATGGACCCGCCCTTTATAAGTCGCGGGGCAGGTTCGAAGATCTACGACATTGACGGTCACGAATATATCGATTTTGTAGGATCATGGGGTCCCCTGATCCTGGGCCACCGGCACCCGGAAGTCACGGCGGCCCTGGAGAAAACCCTCAAGGAAATGGGCACGAGTTTTGGTGCCCCTACGGAATTAGAAACGGAGCTGGCCCGCGCAATCACGGAAGCCGTTCCCTCCGTCGAGATGGTGCGCCTGGTGAATTCGGGCACCGAGGCCGTTATGAGTGCTATAAGGCTGGCCCGGGCTTTCACCGGAAGGGAGAAAATTATAAAGTTCGCCGGGTGCTACCACGGCCACGCCGATTATCTCCTCATCAAGGCGGGCTCCGGCGCCCTTACCTTCGGGGTACCTACCAGCCCCGGCGTACCAAAGGGTACGGCGGAAAATTCCCTGGTGGCTCGCTACAACGATCTGGACAGCGTCAAGGAGATTTTCCGCCACGTGGGGGAAGAAATCGCAGCGGTGATAGTAGAACCGGTGGCCGGGAATATGGGTTGCGTCCCCCCCAGACCAGGTTTCCTGGCCGGTCTGCGTGAGCTGACTAAGAAGTACGGGGCCCTGCTTATTTTTGACGAGGTCATGACCGGCTTCCGCGTGGCTTACGGCGGTGCGCAGGAGCTTTACGGCGTGCGTCCAGACCTTACCTGCCTAGGTAAAGTAATTGGCGGCGGGCTGCCGGTTGGAGCCTATGGAGGTCCCAAGGAAATAATGGAGCGGGTGGCTCCGGCCGGGCCCGTCTATCAGGCCGGCACCCTTTCAGGCAACCCCCTGGCGGTAGCCGCCGGGCTGGCGACCCTTAAGATTTTGGGACGCGGGGGAGCGTACGAAGCTTTGGAAAACAAGGCCAGATTTTTGGAAGAAGGCTTTCGGGAGGCCTTAGAGGAAGCAGGAGTGGTAGCGACCATCAATCGCGTGGGGAGCATGTTTACCGTTTTCTTTACTTCCGGAGAGGTGTACGATTACGAAACCGCCCTTTCCTCGGATACCGGCTCCTTTGCCCGGTATTTTCGCTCTATGTTGGAACAAGGTATATACTTGCCCCCCTCCCAGTTTGAGGCCGCTTTCGTATCCCTGGCCCATACCAGGGAGGACCTGGAAAAAACCATTGAAGCAGCCAAGGGCGCCTTTAAAGCCCTGCACCGGGCGGGATAATGGAGGAGCTTCTGCGGGGCCGGGTTACCTCTGCAATCTGTTTCCCGTTGAGAAGGTCGCGGCATCCCTTTTTAGCGCTTAAGGTGCCGGTAAACCTAGGAAAACGGGCCTGGCGGCGCACCTCCAGTTCCTTTAGCAGGAATCTCCCCTTCAAGGGAGAATTCTCAAAAAGTGTCGGTTTCAGGAGGTGCGGCAGCCTTGGAGGAGACAATCTTTGCCCTTGATGTCGGAACCCGGAAAGTAGCCGGCGTCATCCTGGCCCGGGAAAAGTCGAAACTGCGCCTCCGCGCCGCAGTTATCCAAGAACACAAAGAGCGGGCCATGGTAGACGGCCAGATCCACAATGTTCCGCTGGTGGCCGATGTTATACAACAAGTAAAGGAAAAACTCGAACGGAAAATCCGTTCTCCCTTGACGAAGGTAGCCGTGGCGGCCGCAGGCCGCGCCCTCATTACGCAGCAAGCCGCGGCGGAAAGGGAGGTTGACGTTGGAGAAGAAATAAGCGGTGAGGTAGTTCTGGCCCTGGAGGCCGACGCCGTTCAAGAGGCAGAGCAGCTTATTCTGAACCGTAAGGACGCCGCCGGTGATTATCACTGCGTCGGATACAGTGTAATTAATTATACTCTGGACAACAGTCCCATAGGCCATCTGGTAGGCCAGCGGGGTCACCGAATAGGAGTGGAAGTCATTGCTACCTTTCTGCCCCGGGTGGTGGTGGATTCCCTGGTTTCCGCCCTCCTGCGGGCGGGGTTGGAGATGACGTCCCTTACTTTAGAGCCCATTGCCGCGGCGGCCTTGGCCGTGCCTCCTGCTATGCGGGGGCTGAACATTGCCCTCGTCGACGTGGGTGCCGGCACTTCGGACATTGCCCTCGCGCGGGAGGGAAGTATTTCCGGTTACGCCATGGTGCCGGCGGCCGGGGATGAAATTACCGAGTACCTGGCCGACAAGCTGCTGTTAGATTTTAATACAGCCGAGGGAGTAAAAAGACAGCTGAACGAAAGGGAACGGGTCACCTTTACGGACATCGTGGGAAACAGGAGAGAATTGCCTTCTCACGAGGTTGTCGACCTCCTGACGCCGGCGGTCATCGAACTCACCCGTCAGATTGCGGAGCAAATTTTGCTTCTTAACGGGAAAGCGCCCCAGGCCGTCTTGCTAATTGGAGGGGGCAGCCTGACCCCGGGCCTTCCCCGTGCTTTAGCCCGTCAACTAGAACTGCCGGAGGATAGGGTAGCCGTTAGGAGCCGGGAAGTGGTAACCGACATCAGCGGTTCGCCCGGCTTTAGGGGTCCCCAGGCCATTACACCCCTGGGGATTGCCCTCACCGCCCTGCGGCGGGAGGGTCTTACCCTGTCCCAAGTACAGGTTAACGGTCGACCGGTCCAGCTCCTGGGTCACCGTAGGCTCACCGTCGCCCAGGCCTTGCTGGCCGCGGGCATACCGGTACGCCGCCTCTACGGCCGCCCCGGGCGGGGCATAGGAGTAGAGGTGAACGGCCGCCTGCATTTTATTAGGGGAGAGCCGGGTAGACCGGGACGGATTATCCTCAACGGGCAGCCTGTCTCCCTGGACCACCAGGTCAAAGGTGGTGATGTACTGCAGTTTATCCCGGGAGAGAACGGCGCCGATGCCCGGGCTAAAGTGGGGGACTTAGTTCCGGAGACTTCGGTTAAGGAGATAACCTTCAATGGACGCAGAATTATCCTCGAGCCGGTTATCCTAATGAACGGGAACGCGGTTTCCCGGGATGCGGAAGTTCCCGATCAGGCCAAGATAGAATATAACTCCCTGGAAACCGTGGCGGACGTGTTGCGCCATTTAGGGGAAAGCGATGACCGGCCGGTATTTTTGAACGGCCAGCGGGTCCAGCGGGAGGCCAGAGTAAAAACAGGCGATGTGCTGGAAACGGGCGCCAAGGCCACCTACCGCACGATAAAGATTAAGTTGAACGGTAAGGAGGTTGAACTCCCGCTAGGGACCAGCCAGGCCATTTTTGCCGACTTGTTTACTTATCTAGATATAGGGTCCACTCCGCCAGCGGGGAAGAAAACCCTCCGCATGGAGATAAACAACCGCCCGGCCGAGTTCACTTCGCCTTTAGAGGACGGCGATGAGATAATCCTGGAATGGATTTAAGCAGGCCAGGGGCCGCGACCCGAATAAGCCTGCTCCAAATTAGTCCAAAAGAAGAAAGGCCCTTTCGGGCCTTTCTTCTTTGGTGCGGCAGAAGGGATTTGAACCCCCACGGTCGCAGTGACCACTAGACCCTGAATCTAGCGCGTCTGCCAGTTCCGCCACTGCCGCATGCGCAAGTTTATTCTATCATCCTATTCCCGTATCTGTCAAGGGGGATAAAGTCCGAGGCATCTGCGTTGTGGCCGATTTTTTAGAAGGCCTTGACATAATCTTACAGAAGCAACCCTATAATTAATAGGGTAGGCGCCTCAGGAATATAAAAAGCCTTAAGGAGATGGCAAGCGTTGGTAAAATAACCCCAAAAAGGGTATATTACTTCTTCTACCACCCTTTATGGTAGTATCTACCACTTAATTTAGGCTGCCTTTACTAAACTGCGTAGGTTTTCTCCTTTCTTTTCTCGTATCCTCCCTAGCGCCATGGCCAGCATCACCGCTAACGCTAGAGCGCATGTTAAACTCATCTTCTTTAATCCTCGAATAAAGTGTTGCTCAAAACCAAAACTCTGGTCTAATCGGCTGTTTACTCGCTCCACCGCTGTACGCTTCTTGTAAAGTTCCTCCCAGCGGTAGCTGGAACGTGCTAGCGGCGTGAACACCCTCCGGTCTTCCTTAAGGGGTATCCGAATACTGCTCTTAACCGGACATTTATCTATTCCCTTGCATCTTAACCCATAATGCCTGGCCGGACAGCGGTATTTTAATGTTTCCCGGTCCTTCTCAAATCCTCCATAGGCCATCTCCCTCTTTATCCCCGTCTCCGGACAGTAACAGTATACTTTCCCCTTATAGTCGTATACTACGCTCTCCTGCCCCGCTATTAGTTTAGTTTCTTCCCCGTCTTTCCATTGGTTCCTTATGTCTATGACCGGCTTTATTTGATACTCTTCCCATAGCTCGATGATTAGTTCTGTGGAGTCGTAGGCCTTGTCTGCTGTAAGATATTTAATCCTTTCAAAGGTCCCCGGTGCCTTCTCTTTTACCCTCTCCAGAAGCTTGGGCGCCTCTTTTACTTCGCTCGCCGACGCCTTGGTAACTTTAAACCCTAGAGGCAGTTCGTATAGGGCATCTACTATTAGGTGCAGCCGAAATCCAAACCATTTCACTACTTTTTCCCACTGGCTGCCGTCTTCCCTCTTACCCCGGTAAACCTTACACCCCCAGTCTGCATCTTGTTCCCGCCGACCGTCAGGTCTAAGCTCCCCCACTTTTTCCTTCTTCCTCCCACGACTTAAGCTCGCCAAGGCTTTGCCGTCTATGGCCGCTACTTCTCCAAAACCCGGTAGTTCCTCCCTTAGCTCCTCTACCAGCCGGTAAAATATTTCTTCGACCTTCTCTTCTTTCTTAAGCAGTTTCCCCAAAAACCGGCTGTATACCCATGACGGCGGTACGGCTTTTTCTCCCTTCGTTAGGTCAAATCCGCATAGCTCTCGTAATTGGGCATTACGCCAAAGTTCCCGCCTTAAACTTTCTATCGAAGGATGTTGGTATACTATCCCTGCCAGTACAGAGTTCCATACGGCCCTTATGGGATAGTCATCCCGCCCATTCGCCCGTTCCTTCTCCAGTTCCACCATCAATTCTTCGTCCGGCATGTATTCAAGTACTAGCCTAAGTCGTTCGAGCTCCCCTAAATTTTCGATTTCCCTCCACCCAAAAAGCCTCTGTTGTGGTATAATAGCCATGGATGACCCTCCTTTGTTTGGTTGGTTTGGTCTTACTTAACAGATTCGCTCTGAAGGAGGGTCATCCTCTTTTTTGGGGTCAATTTTTTAATTCCTTAAACCCAATCCCCCTCAACCCCAACCAAATTCATGCCTTTCCCGGGGTAAAATTTTTTCCCCAATCCCTTCATACCTTCACCTTTCTTATTTCCGCGTCAGCGCAAATGGCTCAGTCCTGGCGGGGGGGGCAAAACGTGGGTATAATAATTGCCTTTACTCTGTATGATTTTTCCACCCTAGAGGAGGATTCTGGCAGCAGATGTCGAATTATGGCACAAAGGGGGCAGGAGCCGTATGGCGGCCCCGAGGGGAAGGCGTACGCCGCTCGTCAAGGTGAATAGGGGAAACAGGATCCCGCTAAGGGCAAAGCCGTCGAAAGGCGGGGGCGCAAAGCTGCGGGCCTAAGGCCTTATGGGCTAGGGCAGCCGGGCTGCCGGGAGACGACAGGGTTAGTTGCAATATATCGTATGGTACAGCTCTAGGGCCGCCCCAGGAGGGGGGCCTTTTGTTTGGCCGGGTGGGGTGATGTTTTGTTTTAGTACAGATACTCTTGAGCACATGAAAGGAGGGGAGGCCTGCCCCGAAGGCCGGAATCCGGTGTGAAGGGTTGCAGGGCTAAAGGATGAGCAATCTCAGTGTCAGGGGAAGTTTATTACTCAAGATGACTCTAGTGTTCGGGTTAATCGTCGCCATTGGGTGTCTGGTATTGTCGTGGGTAAGTGAGACCCGGGCAGCCGCCGCCCTGGAGGCGGAGGCAAGGGAGGCCATGCTGAAGGTGGCGCGCCAGGTTGCCGAAACCCAGGATAGCCGCATCCAGGCTCGGTTGTATGTAGTGGAAAGTCTGGCCAATAAGAATGTAATCCGCGGCAGGTCGGGCGATCGGGAAGCTACCCTTGCAGAGAAGGTTCAGTTGCTGAATGAGGAATTAGAGAAGGCGGGTTCCCTTGGCTTTAAGCGTTTGGCCGTCTTGGACAGGGATGGTAACGCAGTTTACCAGAACGGCAGCACAGCTAACCTCGCCGACAGGGAGTACTTCCGCCGGGCCATGGAGGGTAACACCAATGTTTCCACCAGCATGGTGAGCAAGGTTGATCAGACGGTGATTTTCGGCTATGCCGCTCCCATCCGCCATTATGCTACAGGCGAAATAGTGGGCGCTGTGGCCGGTATAGTAGATGGGGCCAAATTTAGCGAACTGGTGGGAAGCGTCACCTACGGCCGTACGGGGTACGCCTTTGCCGTAGACAGCACGGGGAAGATCATAGCCCACAAGGATACCCAGAAGGCCCTGGACCAGGAGAATATCCTAGAAGAAGCCCAGTCTGATGCCTCCCTGGCCTCTCTGGCGGATGTGGTAGCCAAGATGGTGCAAGGCGAAGAAGGAGTGTCCACTTATACCCTACAGGGTCAGGAGATGATCATCGCCTACGCACCCCTCAAGACCGCCGGCTGGTCCATAGCAGTCACTGCGCCCAGGGATGAGGTGCTGGAGCGGGCGGCCAGCCTGCGACAGTCGGTACTACTCGTATCCCTTTTGGTTACCGTCCTTGCTGTGGTACTGACCTATGTGATGGCCAGAAGCATTTCCACTCCTATCGCGGATTTGGCGCAAGTGGTCACGAAGTTTGCGGAATACGACTTTAGATTTGGTGAAAAAGACAAGGCAAGTCGACACTTGAAGAGAAAAGATGAGGTCGGGCAGATTGCCAATGCCCTCGCCGGCATGCAGAGTAATTTGGTCAATTTGATTAGGGACCTCAAAACGGAGGCCCAGACCCTGTCCGGCAATTCTGCCTCCTTAAGCGCTGCCTCAGAAGAGATGGCGTCATCCTCGGACGAAGTTGCCAAGGCCATTCAGCAGGTGGCCGCCGGAGCCGGGGAACAGGCCGGGCATCTCCAGGAGATATTGGGCCTTATGGAGAACATAACTACCAACCTGGAAAGGGTTAGGACGGCGCTCGGGCGGGTTAAGGCCAACAGCGAGGACACCTCGGCGCGGGCCGGCGCCGGCAAAAAGGAGCTGGATAACCTCGTAGGTTCCATCGAGGGAGTGCGGGAAGCCTTCAAGGTGGTCGTCGAAAAGCTGGAGGTTCTCCGGGACTCCGTCGGCCAGGTGGAGGAGATTTTAGAAGTAATCAACGGAATAGCCGAACAGACCAATCTACTGGCCTTGAACGCGGCCATTGAGGCGGCCAGGGCAGGAGAAGCTGGCCGGGGCTTTGCCGTGGTGGCCGAGGAAGTGCGCAAGCTGGCCGAGCAATCCCGGGCCTCTTCGGACAAGATAAGGGAGCTCCTGGGCAGCATAACTTTACGCACCGGCGAAGTGGTCTCCACCTCCGAAAAGGTAACCTCCGAGGTGGCCAGCCAGCTGAATAACGTAGAGAACACCATCAAGGCCTTTGACGATATACTGGCGGCGGTAACGGCCATAGGGCCTTTGGTAGAAGCAACCTATAGGGAAGTGGAGGCTACAGTACAGGCCAAGGATGTGGCGCTGGAGCGGGTCCAGAGCATAAGCGCCGTGGCTGAAGAAACATCGGCGTCTGCTGAAGAGATATCTGCGTCGGCAGAAGAGCTTTCGGCCTCTACCCAGGAAATAGCCTCCAATGCCCAGCAGGTCTTAGAGGTGGCCAGGCGGCTGGAAGGGCAGGTGGAGCGTTTCCAGGTCTAAAGGGCTCGGAATTCCCGCGGAGCGGGGAGGTCAAACCAGGGGGGCGCCTGCGCGGAGTTAGTTCAATTTGCCGCGCGTCAGGGGGGAATAGGTATTTCGTGCTTCCAAGGGACGAGTAAATTGGTCCGGCCGGCTGCGGCGATCCTCACGTTCGGCGTCCTTTATCTGATAGCGCGGGCCAACTACCTCCTCTACCACGCCCTGGTGGAAATATTTAGCGTGGTGGTAGCTTTCCTGATCTTTGCCATTTCTTGGCTGGTCAGGGACCGAGAACACGACTCTTTTCCCAGCGCTATCGGCGTGGGTTACGCCTTTGTGGGGCTTCTTGACATCACCCACACCATCGCCTACCGGGGCATGGGGATCTTCGCCCAAACCGGGGCCAACCCGGCCACCCAGCTATGGATAAGTGCCAGGTGGCTGGAAGCCGTTACCCTCCTTACAGCCCCCTTCGTCCATACGATTAGAGCCCGAACCCTCCTGTGGTGGACCTATGGGGCCTTTTTCGGCCTCGTGCTGCTGGCCATATTCTGGTGGAAGGTTTTCCCCATCTGTTACGTAGAGGGTTCGGGCCTCACTACTTTTAAAATAGGGGCCGAGTACGGGGTAATCGGCGTTCTGGTTCTGACCCTTTTGGTACTGCGCAAGCATAGCCCCCAAATACCTCCCGTTTTGGTAAGGTACCTTTCTTATGCTATTGTTGCTACTATTGTCAGTGAATTTTGCTTCACCCTGTACGTCGATGTTTATGACTTAGCAAATTTTGCCGGACACCTGGTAAAAGTGGCGAGCTATTACCTGCTCTTCTGCGGGATTGTCGAGAGGTGCATTCGGGAACCCCTCGCTAACCTCTACTACAGCCTCCAGAAGGAGAACATGCGCCTAAAGCGTGAGGCTTCCCTGGACTCCCTGACGGGTCTTTTTAACCGGGGGGCCGCTCTATTGTTAATCGAGGCCAAGTTGCGGGAGAGCCGTGTTGCCCGGGAGCCCTTCAGCCTGATGATGATCGACATCGACCACTTTAAGCAGGTCAACGATACCCACGGGCACCAGATCGGTGACGCCGTCCTAAGGGAGCTGGGTAACTTGATTCTTGGCACCGTGCGGTCCGGCGAAGATATTGTAGGGAGGTACGGTGGGGAAGAATTCATTTTGGCCATGGGCAATACCGATGCCGCCCGGGCCACCGCCGTAGCCGAGCGCATACGGCAGGAGGTCGCAGAGCATATCTTCGCATCTCCCTGCGGCAAGCCCCTTAAAGTGACGGTGAGCGTGGGTGTAGTGGAGGCCAGGCGAGGAGAACCGGTAGAAGAGATTATCCGGCGCGCCGATGAAGCGCTGTATCAGGCCAAGGCCAGGGGCCGCAATCGCGCCGAAGTTATGGGATGAACCCGCGGAGGTGAAACCCTGAAGGCTTCCTCAACCCTGTGGAAATAACGGGCGCGATGGGATATAATTTGGTTATGGCGTTAACCTTCCGCAGAGGAGGGGAGTAGCTACTGGCCTTATATGCTAACCGGGCCGCGCGGGGGGCCATCATTGCGGCGGTCTACGCTGTTATCACCATCGTGTTGGCTCCCATCAGTTTCGGCATGGTGCAAGTGCGAGTTGCCGAGGCCCTCACCCTGCTGCCTATAATATTTCCCGAAGCCATATGGGGGCTTTTCCTGGGCTGTTTAATCAGCAACATCTTTGGGGGAATGGGGCCTATCGACATTTTCTTGGGCAGCCTTACTACCCTCGTGGCCGCCTGGCTTACTTATCGCTTGCGCGGTTCTCCTCTCGCCTATGTACCGCCCATAGTCCTTAACGGGCTCATCGTAGGAGCTTATTTATCGTTTTTGCTGCAAGTAAATCTATTCCTTTGCATTGTCAGTGTTTCGGCCGGGGAAGCCGTGGCGGTATTGGGTCTGGGCATCCCCCTGTTGCGCCGGCTGCGCAAGTTATACCGGCAGGAATAGGTGATCCGGGTGGCTACGGAAAAGGAAGTATATGTCCGGGACCTTT
Coding sequences:
- the hemB gene encoding porphobilinogen synthase — encoded protein: MAGFPVVRLRRLRYNPVLRSMVRETEIEVKDLIYPLFVTAGRDVKNPVPSMPGIYQLSIDNLLKEAEEVVGLGIPAVLLFGVPEPGEKDEVATPAYVPEGIVQQAVRALKKEFPGLLVITDVCLCEYTSHGHCGLVDGGVILNDPTLELLARTALSHVEAGADMVAPSDMMDGRVAAIRKKLDAHGFTETPILSYAAKYASAFYGPFREAAGSAPQFGDRRSYQMDPANGREALREVAQDLEEGADIIMVKPALSYLDVIRQVRNHFNCPLAAYNVSGEYAMIKAAALHGWISEREVVMEVLTSIKRAGADLIITYFAKDVAGWLKTC
- the nirJ2 gene encoding putative heme d1 biosynthesis radical SAM protein NirJ2, whose protein sequence is MLISWNTTNQCNLYCDHCYRDAGARAAEELNTDEAKELIDGAVRAGFRIFIFSGGEPLLRPDLLELVTYATSQGLRVVLGTNGTLLTPDLARELRRAGARAVGISLDSCKPEKHDKLRHKTGAWQAALDGMEACRSAGLPFQVHTTVFDWNREELEELTDLAVSLGAKGHHFFFLVPTGRAASLEEEALRAEEYEETIRTVLWKQQQVNIELKPTCAPQFMRLAREMGLSLPYSRGCLAGIAYCLVGPRGHLQPCAYLNLEIGNVREIPLDRLWQESEVLKKLRGQDYGGVCGRCRYRTLCGGCRARAYCFSGDYMAADPWCRYYWGKEERVG
- a CDS encoding AsnC family transcriptional regulator; this translates as MDNLDRQLLNLIQQDFPLTGRPYLEIGRRLNLSEGEVIKRLKKLKKAGIVRRIGAVFDLRRLGYVSTLCALKVPPERLVEVAEVVNSFPGVTHNYLREHEYSMWFTLIGPSRQDLERTMEEIKRRTGLTELLELPAERSFKIRVNFNLEVGADNGRAVL
- a CDS encoding Lrp/AsnC family transcriptional regulator; amino-acid sequence: MEGPFSELEKNIVRFFQGDIPLEPRPFERAARELGISEDEVLDYLRRWQREGIIRRFGAALRHREAGIEANAMIVWQVPSEQIQAAGSRLASFPEVTHCYQRRTAPGWPYNLFAMVHGATRKECEALARRLAAAIDNYNYRILFSTAELKKESMRYFSD
- the hemL gene encoding glutamate-1-semialdehyde 2,1-aminomutase — protein: MTVYKEWPRSSRAYAEAVKVMPGGVNSPVRAFKAVGMDPPFISRGAGSKIYDIDGHEYIDFVGSWGPLILGHRHPEVTAALEKTLKEMGTSFGAPTELETELARAITEAVPSVEMVRLVNSGTEAVMSAIRLARAFTGREKIIKFAGCYHGHADYLLIKAGSGALTFGVPTSPGVPKGTAENSLVARYNDLDSVKEIFRHVGEEIAAVIVEPVAGNMGCVPPRPGFLAGLRELTKKYGALLIFDEVMTGFRVAYGGAQELYGVRPDLTCLGKVIGGGLPVGAYGGPKEIMERVAPAGPVYQAGTLSGNPLAVAAGLATLKILGRGGAYEALENKARFLEEGFREALEEAGVVATINRVGSMFTVFFTSGEVYDYETALSSDTGSFARYFRSMLEQGIYLPPSQFEAAFVSLAHTREDLEKTIEAAKGAFKALHRAG
- a CDS encoding cell division FtsA domain-containing protein yields the protein MEETIFALDVGTRKVAGVILAREKSKLRLRAAVIQEHKERAMVDGQIHNVPLVADVIQQVKEKLERKIRSPLTKVAVAAAGRALITQQAAAEREVDVGEEISGEVVLALEADAVQEAEQLILNRKDAAGDYHCVGYSVINYTLDNSPIGHLVGQRGHRIGVEVIATFLPRVVVDSLVSALLRAGLEMTSLTLEPIAAAALAVPPAMRGLNIALVDVGAGTSDIALAREGSISGYAMVPAAGDEITEYLADKLLLDFNTAEGVKRQLNERERVTFTDIVGNRRELPSHEVVDLLTPAVIELTRQIAEQILLLNGKAPQAVLLIGGGSLTPGLPRALARQLELPEDRVAVRSREVVTDISGSPGFRGPQAITPLGIALTALRREGLTLSQVQVNGRPVQLLGHRRLTVAQALLAAGIPVRRLYGRPGRGIGVEVNGRLHFIRGEPGRPGRIILNGQPVSLDHQVKGGDVLQFIPGENGADARAKVGDLVPETSVKEITFNGRRIILEPVILMNGNAVSRDAEVPDQAKIEYNSLETVADVLRHLGESDDRPVFLNGQRVQREARVKTGDVLETGAKATYRTIKIKLNGKEVELPLGTSQAIFADLFTYLDIGSTPPAGKKTLRMEINNRPAEFTSPLEDGDEIILEWI
- a CDS encoding transposase, with the translated sequence MAIIPQQRLFGWREIENLGELERLRLVLEYMPDEELMVELEKERANGRDDYPIRAVWNSVLAGIVYQHPSIESLRRELWRNAQLRELCGFDLTKGEKAVPPSWVYSRFLGKLLKKEEKVEEIFYRLVEELREELPGFGEVAAIDGKALASLSRGRKKEKVGELRPDGRREQDADWGCKVYRGKREDGSQWEKVVKWFGFRLHLIVDALYELPLGFKVTKASASEVKEAPKLLERVKEKAPGTFERIKYLTADKAYDSTELIIELWEEYQIKPVIDIRNQWKDGEETKLIAGQESVVYDYKGKVYCYCPETGIKREMAYGGFEKDRETLKYRCPARHYGLRCKGIDKCPVKSSIRIPLKEDRRVFTPLARSSYRWEELYKKRTAVERVNSRLDQSFGFEQHFIRGLKKMSLTCALALAVMLAMALGRIREKKGENLRSLVKAA